In Priestia megaterium NBRC 15308 = ATCC 14581, the following proteins share a genomic window:
- a CDS encoding ABC transporter ATP-binding protein, with protein MTKLHIQDVQHMYLTTKSATTALEHINLSIEEGEFVSFLGPSGCGKTTLLSIIAGLIEPTSGFVTIDGENIGTSVPNIGYMLQQDYLFPWKTIKENILLGLEIRGQLTDKTESKALLLLKEIGLQGVGDLYPHQLSGGMRQRVALVRTLAIDPAILLLDEPFSALDFQTKLKLEELVSKTLMTYQKTAVLVTHDIGEAIAMSSRIFLFSAKPGKIAKTFTVPSILRTLSPFEARQHPVYNDLFMDIWKELDQLETH; from the coding sequence ATGACAAAACTTCACATTCAAGATGTTCAGCATATGTATCTTACGACAAAGTCTGCTACCACTGCACTTGAACATATTAATTTGTCTATTGAAGAAGGAGAATTTGTTTCCTTTCTCGGCCCAAGCGGATGTGGAAAAACGACGCTTCTATCGATTATTGCAGGCTTGATTGAACCAACGTCCGGCTTTGTCACAATAGACGGTGAAAATATCGGAACATCAGTCCCAAACATCGGTTATATGCTTCAACAAGATTATTTGTTTCCGTGGAAAACCATTAAAGAAAATATTTTACTTGGGCTTGAAATTCGCGGACAGCTAACAGATAAAACAGAGAGTAAAGCACTGTTACTCCTAAAAGAAATTGGTTTACAGGGCGTAGGTGACCTATATCCGCATCAGTTATCCGGAGGCATGAGACAGCGTGTCGCTTTAGTCCGAACACTTGCCATTGACCCCGCTATTTTACTCTTAGATGAACCTTTTTCAGCACTTGATTTTCAAACAAAACTTAAGCTTGAAGAACTTGTCTCCAAAACGCTGATGACCTATCAAAAAACGGCCGTTTTGGTCACGCATGATATCGGCGAAGCTATTGCCATGAGCAGCCGAATCTTTTTATTCTCAGCAAAACCGGGAAAAATCGCAAAAACATTTACGGTTCCTTCTATTTTACGAACTCTCTCTCCGTTTGAAGCACGACAGCATCCTGTCTATAACGATTTATTTATGGACATATGGAAGGAGCTTGATCAACTTGAAACCCACTAG
- a CDS encoding ABC transporter permease, translating to MKPTSSLDTLHESYLRKVRGEKRLVLSVQLVMFLAFFSFWELASRLKWIDPLIFSSPTKVWHLFLIKLTDGSLAAHIGFTLFETILGFILGTLLGILLATALWYSTRLANILDPYLVILNAMPKVALGPILIVAIGPGFFSILTMGAIISVIITSIVVYTAFKEVDPNYIKLLKSFGATKTRCFKEAILPASMPAIISTFKVNVGLSWVGVIVGEFLVSSKGLGYMIIYGFQVFNFTLVLLSLLLIAIFATIMYQGVAYLEKKLIRRS from the coding sequence TTGAAACCCACTAGCTCCCTAGATACTCTTCACGAAAGCTACCTTCGCAAGGTTCGGGGTGAAAAACGATTAGTACTGAGCGTACAGCTGGTCATGTTCTTAGCCTTTTTTAGCTTCTGGGAACTGGCTTCTCGTTTAAAGTGGATTGACCCTTTAATTTTCAGTTCCCCTACTAAAGTATGGCATTTATTTTTAATTAAACTTACCGACGGCTCGCTGGCAGCGCATATTGGTTTTACATTATTTGAAACGATTCTTGGCTTCATTTTAGGCACATTACTAGGTATTTTACTTGCAACGGCCCTTTGGTATTCAACGAGGCTTGCAAACATATTAGACCCTTACCTCGTTATTTTAAACGCCATGCCAAAAGTAGCGCTGGGCCCTATTTTAATTGTAGCGATCGGTCCAGGATTTTTCTCAATCTTAACGATGGGGGCGATTATATCCGTTATTATTACATCCATCGTCGTTTACACAGCATTTAAAGAAGTTGATCCAAACTATATTAAATTACTAAAAAGCTTTGGGGCAACGAAAACCCGCTGTTTTAAAGAAGCCATTTTGCCAGCTTCCATGCCCGCTATTATTTCCACATTTAAAGTAAATGTCGGCTTATCTTGGGTAGGAGTCATCGTAGGAGAATTTTTAGTTTCTTCGAAAGGGCTTGGATATATGATTATTTATGGTTTCCAAGTCTTCAACTTTACTCTTGTTCTTCTCAGCTTATTATTAATTGCCATTTTCGCTACGATTATGTATCAAGGCGTTGCTTATTTAGAAAAGAAATTGATCCGACGCTCATAA
- the ytkD gene encoding RNA deprotection pyrophosphohydrolase yields MYTFKDAYHNQVFLSFEKNPFSKTPRHVWVVCRYENQWLLTNHSKRGLEFPGGKLEGNEVPEEAAVREVFEETGGEVSSLTYIGQYKVVSKGKTIIKNIYFATIGNVIKKEDYMETDGPVMIDELPSGIQQDDAYSFIMKDNVLQYVMKYVKRTFL; encoded by the coding sequence ATGTACACATTTAAGGATGCATATCATAATCAAGTATTTTTATCATTTGAAAAAAATCCATTCTCGAAAACTCCACGTCATGTTTGGGTCGTATGCAGGTATGAAAATCAATGGTTGCTAACGAATCACTCAAAACGAGGTTTAGAATTTCCCGGAGGAAAACTAGAAGGCAATGAAGTACCAGAAGAAGCAGCGGTTCGAGAAGTATTTGAAGAAACAGGCGGAGAAGTCTCTTCTTTAACTTATATTGGGCAATATAAAGTAGTAAGTAAAGGAAAGACCATTATTAAAAACATTTATTTTGCTACTATTGGAAATGTAATTAAAAAAGAAGACTACATGGAAACGGATGGTCCCGTAATGATTGATGAATTACCTTCGGGCATTCAACAAGATGATGCATACAGCTTCATCATGAAAGATAATGTTTTACAATATGTAATGAAATATGTAAAGCGAACATTTTTGTAA
- a CDS encoding phage holin family protein yields MTAERVKKVDMQKLSVLIISSLGSLAFFLFGEWDYLLMALAALVTMDYLTGTIAAFINKRLSSKVGFKGIAKKIFIFAMIAVANFIDSVFWENGHIIRDGATLFYILNEMISITENAGIVGIPIPEPLKKAIAILKDRFKS; encoded by the coding sequence ATGACTGCTGAAAGGGTGAAAAAAGTGGATATGCAGAAGCTTTCTGTCTTGATAATCTCAAGTTTAGGTTCACTGGCTTTTTTTTTATTTGGAGAGTGGGACTATTTACTAATGGCTTTAGCAGCATTAGTGACAATGGATTATTTGACAGGCACGATTGCAGCTTTTATAAATAAACGTTTATCTAGCAAAGTAGGTTTTAAAGGAATTGCCAAAAAGATTTTTATTTTTGCCATGATTGCTGTAGCAAACTTTATCGATTCCGTATTCTGGGAAAACGGTCATATTATTCGAGATGGAGCTACTTTGTTCTATATTTTAAACGAAATGATTTCAATTACAGAAAATGCAGGAATTGTAGGAATTCCAATTCCAGAGCCGCTAAAAAAAGCAATAGCGATTTTAAAAGACCGCTTTAAATCGTAA
- a CDS encoding Dps family protein, translating to MAVNVNEIVNKQVANFSVMYIKLHNFHWYVKGEQFFTLHEKFEELYTETATIIDDLAERLLALEGKPVATMKESLELSSIKEADGSETAKDMVASLVSDFDTLTAELKEGMDAAGEAGDETTGDMLLAIHQSLEKHTWMLKSFLGK from the coding sequence ATGGCAGTAAATGTAAATGAAATCGTTAATAAACAAGTAGCGAATTTTAGTGTAATGTACATAAAACTTCATAACTTTCACTGGTACGTAAAAGGTGAACAATTCTTCACTCTTCATGAAAAGTTTGAAGAGCTGTATACGGAAACAGCTACAATTATTGATGACCTTGCAGAACGCCTTTTAGCATTAGAAGGAAAACCTGTGGCAACAATGAAAGAATCGTTAGAACTTTCTTCTATTAAAGAAGCGGATGGAAGCGAAACGGCTAAAGATATGGTCGCTTCTTTAGTAAGCGATTTTGATACGCTAACTGCTGAATTAAAAGAAGGAATGGACGCAGCCGGTGAAGCGGGCGACGAAACAACAGGAGACATGCTGTTAGCCATTCATCAAAGCTTAGAAAAGCATACGTGGATGTTAAAATCATTCCTAGGCAAGTAA
- a CDS encoding S-ribosylhomocysteine lyase, protein MPSVESFELDHNAVKAPYVRHCGVHKVGSDGVVNKFDIRFCQPNKQAMKPDVIHTLEHLLAFNIRTHVEKYDHFDIIDISPMGCQTGYYLVVSGEPTVREIIDLLDDTLKDAINITEIPAANEKQCGQAKLHDLEGAKRLMKFWLEQDKEDLEKVFG, encoded by the coding sequence ATGCCATCAGTAGAAAGTTTTGAGCTAGATCATAATGCGGTTAAAGCACCTTACGTAAGACACTGCGGTGTTCACAAAGTGGGAAGCGACGGCGTTGTAAATAAATTTGATATTCGTTTTTGCCAGCCAAACAAACAAGCAATGAAGCCGGACGTTATTCATACGCTAGAGCATTTATTAGCTTTTAATATTCGTACTCATGTAGAAAAATACGATCACTTTGATATTATTGATATTTCGCCTATGGGATGTCAAACAGGGTACTACTTAGTAGTGAGCGGTGAGCCGACTGTACGTGAAATTATTGATTTGTTAGACGATACGTTAAAAGATGCAATTAACATTACTGAAATTCCAGCAGCAAACGAAAAGCAGTGCGGTCAAGCGAAACTTCACGATTTAGAAGGAGCAAAACGCTTGATGAAGTTCTGGCTAGAACAGGACAAAGAAGATTTAGAAAAAGTATTTGGCTAA
- the yidD gene encoding membrane protein insertion efficiency factor YidD has product MIAKLLLLLIKGYQKGISPFLPARCRFYPTCSQYGVESIKRFGAVKGSYLTVKRILKCHPFHPGGIDEVPEKKSH; this is encoded by the coding sequence ATGATTGCAAAGCTTTTGCTTTTACTTATAAAAGGATATCAAAAAGGAATTTCACCTTTTCTTCCGGCAAGGTGCCGGTTTTACCCTACTTGCTCCCAGTACGGAGTTGAATCCATTAAACGCTTTGGTGCCGTAAAGGGATCTTATTTGACTGTAAAACGCATTTTAAAATGCCACCCGTTCCATCCGGGTGGCATCGATGAAGTACCTGAGAAAAAATCACACTAA
- a CDS encoding beta-class carbonic anhydrase — translation MSLLQDVLEFNQKFVEEKKYELYETSKFPDKKMVILSCMDTRLVELLPHALNLRNGDVKIVKNAGALVSHPFGSIMRSILVAVYELQADEVCVIGHHDCGAGKLQAEPFLEKVRAKGISDEVINTIEYSMDLKQWLTGFDSVEETVQHSVETIRNHPLFSKDTPVHGLVIDPNTGKLDVVVNGYEAIENN, via the coding sequence ATGAGCTTATTACAAGATGTTTTAGAATTCAACCAAAAATTTGTAGAAGAAAAGAAGTATGAACTTTACGAAACAAGCAAATTCCCTGATAAAAAAATGGTTATTTTATCGTGTATGGACACAAGATTGGTAGAATTACTTCCACACGCTTTGAATTTGCGCAACGGAGACGTGAAAATTGTTAAAAACGCAGGAGCGCTTGTTTCACATCCATTTGGAAGTATTATGAGAAGCATTTTAGTAGCTGTGTACGAGCTTCAAGCAGATGAGGTATGTGTAATTGGTCACCACGACTGTGGAGCAGGTAAACTTCAAGCGGAACCTTTTTTAGAGAAAGTAAGAGCAAAAGGCATCTCAGATGAAGTGATTAATACTATTGAATATTCTATGGACTTGAAACAATGGTTAACGGGTTTTGATTCAGTAGAAGAGACTGTTCAGCATAGTGTAGAGACAATCCGTAATCATCCTCTATTTTCAAAAGATACTCCTGTACATGGACTAGTTATTGATCCAAATACAGGAAAGCTAGATGTTGTTGTAAATGGGTATGAAGCAATCGAAAACAACTAA
- a CDS encoding GTP-binding protein produces the protein MKKIPVTVLSGYLGSGKTTLLNHILKNKEGLKVAVIVNDMSEVNIDADLVKQSGFSRTEEKLVKMQNGCICCTLRDDLMTEVERLADNGDIDYIVIESSGISEPIPVAQTFTYIDEELGIDLTQKCSLDTMVTVVDANRFWEDFSSGESLLDRKEGTDENDTREVIDLLIDQIEFANVILLNKVDLLTKDDADELQAVLHKLNSEATVIQTINSDVSLEAILHTDLFDFEKASQGAGWIKELNEEHHTPETEEFGISSFVYRRNRPLHPERFMKWLENWPVDIVRAKGFFWLASRNNMAGLLSQAGTSIMIQAAGEWIATYEPEEREQTLKEEPELRAKWDEQFGDRINELVFIGIDMNKAEIIETLDRCLLTNEEMNQDWATLKDPLPKFTVSA, from the coding sequence GTGAAAAAAATTCCCGTTACCGTTTTAAGCGGATACCTTGGTTCAGGTAAAACAACTCTTTTGAACCATATTTTAAAAAATAAAGAAGGTTTAAAGGTCGCGGTCATTGTCAATGACATGAGCGAAGTAAATATTGATGCAGACTTAGTTAAACAAAGCGGATTCTCTCGAACAGAAGAAAAACTTGTTAAAATGCAAAATGGCTGTATTTGCTGTACGCTTCGAGACGACCTAATGACAGAGGTAGAACGCCTAGCAGACAATGGTGATATTGATTATATTGTCATTGAATCTTCCGGAATCAGCGAACCTATCCCTGTTGCTCAAACATTTACTTATATTGATGAAGAGCTTGGCATTGATTTAACTCAGAAATGTTCGTTAGATACGATGGTCACTGTAGTAGATGCCAATCGCTTTTGGGAAGACTTTTCATCCGGCGAAAGCTTATTAGACCGCAAAGAAGGAACGGATGAAAACGATACAAGAGAAGTGATTGATTTGTTAATCGATCAAATTGAATTTGCAAACGTCATTTTGTTAAACAAAGTTGATTTGTTAACAAAAGATGATGCAGATGAGCTGCAGGCTGTTCTTCACAAATTAAACTCAGAAGCCACTGTTATCCAAACAATTAATAGTGACGTAAGCCTTGAAGCCATACTTCATACCGACTTATTCGACTTTGAAAAAGCTAGTCAAGGAGCCGGATGGATTAAAGAATTAAATGAGGAGCACCATACGCCTGAAACGGAAGAGTTCGGTATTTCTTCTTTTGTATACAGAAGGAATCGTCCCCTTCATCCTGAACGCTTTATGAAATGGTTAGAGAACTGGCCGGTTGATATTGTACGTGCAAAGGGATTTTTCTGGCTTGCTTCGCGTAATAATATGGCAGGACTTCTTTCTCAAGCCGGTACGTCCATTATGATTCAAGCAGCGGGTGAATGGATAGCAACTTACGAACCGGAAGAAAGAGAACAAACCTTAAAAGAAGAGCCTGAATTACGAGCAAAATGGGATGAACAATTTGGAGATCGTATTAACGAGCTTGTGTTCATTGGTATTGATATGAACAAAGCTGAAATAATTGAAACTTTAGACCGCTGTTTGCTGACAAATGAGGAAATGAATCAAGATTGGGCTACTCTCAAAGATCCCCTTCCTAAATTTACAGTAAGTGCGTAA
- a CDS encoding metal ABC transporter substrate-binding protein yields the protein MKFKPLLMVLALGIGTALAGCSSSSANNASDNKNKKLEVYTTIYPLQDFTEKIGGKYVEAKSILPTGVDAHSFEPTTKTMVKIANADAFVYSGIGLEGFADKAQSTLKNEDVALVEAAKGIKLAKSSEDEHAHEDEHAHEEEHNHGDTDPHVWLDPVLAIQLAENIKDELIELKPDKKAEFEKNFQSLKTQLEDVDQELKTTIGDAPHKEILVSHAAYGYWEKRYGLKQISVAGLSPTNEPSQKQLENIVKQAKKDHIKYFIFDQNLKPKVSTLVKNEVGAQALTLHNLESLTKNDVKNKEDYFSIMQHNIDTLKKALY from the coding sequence ATGAAATTCAAACCACTTTTAATGGTGCTTGCATTAGGAATTGGAACAGCTCTTGCAGGGTGCAGTTCAAGCAGTGCAAATAACGCATCTGATAATAAAAACAAAAAATTAGAAGTTTATACAACAATCTACCCTTTACAGGACTTTACTGAAAAAATCGGTGGAAAATATGTAGAAGCTAAAAGCATTTTACCAACCGGTGTAGACGCGCACTCATTTGAGCCTACAACAAAAACAATGGTCAAAATCGCCAACGCGGACGCATTTGTTTACTCAGGAATTGGACTTGAAGGTTTTGCAGATAAAGCACAGTCTACACTTAAAAATGAAGATGTAGCTTTAGTAGAAGCTGCAAAAGGAATTAAATTAGCAAAGAGTTCTGAAGATGAGCATGCCCACGAAGACGAACATGCCCATGAAGAAGAGCATAACCACGGAGATACAGACCCTCACGTTTGGCTTGATCCTGTTTTAGCTATTCAATTAGCAGAAAATATTAAAGACGAACTTATTGAATTAAAACCAGATAAAAAAGCAGAGTTTGAAAAGAACTTCCAATCGTTAAAGACTCAGCTTGAAGATGTGGACCAAGAGTTAAAAACAACGATTGGCGACGCACCTCATAAAGAAATTTTAGTATCACATGCAGCCTATGGCTACTGGGAAAAACGATACGGCTTAAAACAAATTAGCGTAGCGGGTTTATCTCCTACAAATGAGCCTTCTCAGAAACAATTAGAAAACATCGTAAAACAGGCAAAAAAAGACCATATCAAATACTTTATCTTTGACCAAAATTTAAAGCCTAAAGTGTCTACGCTTGTAAAAAATGAAGTAGGAGCTCAAGCTTTAACACTTCATAACTTAGAGTCATTAACAAAAAACGATGTTAAAAATAAAGAAGATTATTTCTCCATTATGCAACACAACATTGATACGTTGAAAAAAGCATTATATTAA
- a CDS encoding type B 50S ribosomal protein L31: protein MKTNIHPDYRKVVFMDTNSGTSFLSGSTKQSNETVQWEDGNTYPLLKVEISSDTHPFYTGKQKFADKGGRVERFKQKYKLQ, encoded by the coding sequence ATGAAAACAAATATTCATCCAGACTATCGTAAAGTTGTATTCATGGATACAAATAGCGGAACATCATTTTTATCAGGATCTACAAAACAATCAAATGAGACCGTTCAATGGGAAGATGGCAACACATATCCGCTTTTAAAAGTTGAAATCAGTTCGGATACACATCCATTTTATACAGGAAAGCAAAAATTTGCTGATAAAGGCGGCCGTGTAGAACGCTTTAAGCAAAAATATAAATTACAATAA
- a CDS encoding cytochrome d ubiquinol oxidase subunit II, whose product MGDSLLAITVIWGFIFIYAVMGTMDFGAGFWSMVYINRTKTNATDVANRYLSPTWEVTNVFIVAIVVALFSFFPRATFTLGTVLLIPGSIILLLLSIRSGFLVFSHYASSFKYRRALVYISGISGVLIPAFLIAVLPVSQGGFIDIIDGTQQLNLAKVFSSPHVYSFIGFAISSSLFLSSLLLADYSKSSDEMEAYAVYRRDALITGPLSLLMAIFIMITMQSEASWLYDKMMQFKPLLYGSVGLFVVAGIALLLPSQKGKGMPRLAVVSIILQYFLASYVYGRSHLPYVVYPNVTIENGFTHPDAFHSLFIVYIVGFAILFPGFFYFWRLFMKDNKEYSKKKPY is encoded by the coding sequence ATGGGTGATTCATTACTAGCAATTACTGTAATATGGGGCTTCATTTTTATCTATGCCGTAATGGGAACGATGGACTTTGGAGCTGGCTTTTGGTCGATGGTATATATTAATCGTACGAAAACAAATGCTACAGATGTAGCAAACAGATATCTATCGCCTACTTGGGAAGTAACCAATGTATTTATCGTTGCGATTGTTGTTGCGCTGTTTAGTTTTTTTCCTCGAGCTACATTTACGCTTGGCACAGTGTTACTAATACCCGGAAGTATCATTTTACTTCTCTTATCTATTCGAAGCGGATTTTTAGTGTTTTCACACTATGCTAGCAGCTTCAAATATCGGAGAGCGTTGGTTTATATATCCGGTATATCCGGCGTGTTAATTCCTGCTTTTTTAATCGCTGTACTGCCAGTAAGTCAAGGTGGATTTATTGATATAATAGATGGCACGCAGCAATTAAATTTAGCAAAAGTATTTTCAAGTCCGCACGTCTATTCATTTATCGGATTTGCCATAAGCTCTTCGCTGTTTCTATCGTCTCTGTTATTAGCAGATTACTCGAAGTCATCTGACGAAATGGAAGCTTATGCGGTCTATCGGCGTGATGCGCTCATTACAGGACCTCTTTCCCTGCTAATGGCTATCTTTATTATGATTACAATGCAATCAGAAGCAAGCTGGTTATATGATAAAATGATGCAGTTTAAGCCCCTTCTTTACGGATCTGTAGGTCTATTTGTAGTAGCTGGTATTGCTCTGCTGCTACCTTCTCAAAAAGGAAAAGGCATGCCTCGTTTAGCCGTGGTATCCATTATCCTTCAATATTTCTTAGCAAGTTACGTATACGGACGAAGTCATTTACCTTATGTTGTCTATCCAAACGTAACGATTGAGAATGGATTTACACATCCCGATGCGTTTCATTCTTTATTTATTGTGTATATTGTTGGTTTTGCTATTTTATTTCCTGGATTCTTTTATTTCTGGCGTCTATTTATGAAAGATAATAAAGAATACAGCAAAAAGAAGCCATATTAA
- a CDS encoding flavodoxin, producing MKEILLAYASMSGNTEAIADLIEEELVKHGLHVKRAEVYDIDASDLVSAESIIFGAYTWGDGELPDDFLDLYDEMDDIDLSQKQMAVFGSGDSSYDVFCGAVDLIEEKIKRRNGNIAVPGLKIELSPFGEDIEKCKIFAKGFAQVVAKSAAS from the coding sequence ATGAAGGAAATCTTACTAGCTTATGCGAGTATGTCAGGTAACACAGAAGCGATAGCCGATTTGATCGAAGAAGAATTAGTCAAGCATGGATTACATGTGAAACGAGCAGAAGTATATGACATTGATGCTTCTGACCTTGTATCCGCAGAATCTATTATCTTTGGAGCTTATACGTGGGGAGATGGAGAGCTGCCAGATGATTTTTTAGATCTTTATGATGAAATGGATGATATAGATCTCAGTCAAAAGCAGATGGCTGTATTTGGCTCAGGTGATTCATCATATGATGTTTTTTGCGGAGCAGTTGATTTAATTGAAGAAAAAATAAAGAGACGTAATGGAAATATAGCCGTTCCCGGTTTGAAAATCGAGCTCTCTCCCTTTGGAGAAGATATAGAAAAATGTAAGATATTTGCTAAAGGTTTTGCTCAAGTAGTAGCAAAATCTGCTGCTTCATAA
- a CDS encoding DUF2325 domain-containing protein, with protein MSSVMVVGGDRLKHITDRLEGEGFNEVIHLDGRKSNMVKREIPEHIGFVLVITDFINHNMAKVIKEKAKKQKKPIYFVKHSWSAIRKVIEQIS; from the coding sequence ATGTCATCAGTTATGGTTGTAGGAGGAGACAGGTTAAAGCATATTACAGATCGTTTAGAGGGAGAAGGATTTAATGAAGTAATTCATTTAGATGGCCGTAAAAGCAATATGGTGAAGCGAGAAATACCCGAACATATTGGGTTTGTATTAGTTATTACGGATTTTATTAATCACAATATGGCAAAAGTCATTAAAGAGAAAGCAAAAAAACAAAAAAAACCGATTTATTTCGTCAAACATTCATGGAGTGCTATTCGTAAAGTGATTGAGCAAATTTCATGA
- a CDS encoding DUF1540 domain-containing protein has protein sequence MEQNILCEVNNCHFWKNGNHCSAEEIYVVSHSGKHAASSYETDCKTFKPTEA, from the coding sequence TTGGAACAAAACATTCTTTGTGAAGTAAATAACTGTCACTTTTGGAAAAATGGAAATCACTGCAGCGCAGAAGAAATTTACGTGGTAAGTCATAGCGGAAAACATGCAGCAAGCAGTTATGAAACAGACTGTAAAACGTTCAAGCCAACTGAAGCGTAA
- a CDS encoding ribonucleotide-diphosphate reductase subunit beta, with the protein MTSMLKRELMNETAPNRSTGIINGKSSNILNWDDVRFSWAFPKYKRMLANFWTPFEINMGQDIKQFPRLTADEQESFLKIIGLLALLDSIQSDYASKVADYVTDSSINALMIILAQQEVVHNHSYSYVLSSLVPKGKQDEVFEYWRTDEKLRARNDFITNGYKAFSEEATVENFLKSMVYDVILEGLFFYSGFAFFYNLARNQKMVATSTMINYINRDEQLHVGLFEKIFKEVLNENPAYRTEELETFVVETFQEAARLEIEWAESVIGEKFDGITMKELQQYIEYMANKRCNQLGFGRAAFPEAPIENPLRWIIAYQEVDLGKTDFFEQKSRQYTKASDANGFDDL; encoded by the coding sequence ATGACAAGCATGTTAAAACGAGAATTAATGAACGAAACAGCTCCGAACCGTTCGACAGGAATCATCAACGGCAAGAGCTCAAATATTCTAAACTGGGATGACGTCCGATTTTCATGGGCGTTCCCTAAATACAAGCGTATGCTAGCTAACTTCTGGACGCCGTTTGAAATTAATATGGGTCAAGATATTAAGCAGTTCCCTCGGTTAACGGCTGACGAACAAGAGAGCTTTTTAAAAATTATTGGCCTGCTGGCGCTACTGGACAGTATTCAATCAGATTATGCTAGCAAAGTAGCTGATTATGTAACCGACTCTTCGATTAATGCTCTAATGATTATTTTAGCGCAGCAAGAAGTGGTTCATAATCATTCGTATTCATATGTTTTATCAAGTCTTGTACCAAAAGGAAAACAAGATGAAGTATTTGAATACTGGCGCACAGACGAAAAGCTTCGTGCTCGAAATGACTTTATTACAAACGGATATAAAGCATTTAGCGAAGAAGCAACGGTTGAAAACTTTTTGAAGTCTATGGTATATGATGTTATTTTAGAAGGCCTTTTCTTCTATAGCGGATTTGCTTTCTTCTATAATCTTGCGAGAAATCAAAAGATGGTGGCGACATCTACGATGATTAACTATATCAATCGTGATGAACAGCTTCACGTTGGGTTATTTGAAAAGATTTTCAAGGAAGTCCTAAATGAAAATCCAGCTTATCGTACGGAGGAGCTAGAAACATTTGTAGTTGAAACGTTCCAAGAGGCAGCTCGTCTTGAAATTGAATGGGCAGAATCTGTTATCGGAGAAAAATTCGACGGGATCACGATGAAAGAACTGCAGCAGTATATTGAATACATGGCTAATAAACGCTGTAATCAATTAGGCTTTGGCCGAGCTGCTTTCCCAGAAGCACCGATTGAAAATCCTCTTCGTTGGATTATTGCTTATCAAGAGGTAGATTTAGGGAAAACGGATTTCTTTGAACAGAAATCAAGACAATATACAAAAGCATCAGATGCGAATGGATTTGATGATCTATAA